A window of Thermodesulfobacteriota bacterium contains these coding sequences:
- a CDS encoding GNAT family N-acetyltransferase, which translates to MRRLNNHVDDIAFKLYSPFSQFDDVKEIWTSMLKKCPHSYYLAWPWTELWIKSLPDNCSLSLVAGFINKSPVVAFFLGAQTTTRHRLFKFRKLSINQTFIPNIDIIWIEYNGILIDPEITITLGSLLENLPVKSWDEFSILRCSPVFQPNLIIDDDLDKKYHLEIHTCESFYVDLNKIRSNDDDYFGLLSPNRRQQIRRSIKEYEKFGAIEIAIAANTDEALALFDELTEIHQKTWTEEGHTGALSDSYIIDFHKNLISRRFEHGEIQLIKVSAGAHVLGCIYNLIYEGKVYFYICGFNYLPGNLYRSGLVCHSFAIMHNARLGLNSYDFLEGDDSYRKSLSTDHNEMQTITIRKRDMKYRAASVIDAIRSGKKH; encoded by the coding sequence ATGAGAAGATTGAATAATCACGTAGATGATATAGCGTTTAAACTATACAGCCCCTTTTCCCAATTCGACGACGTAAAAGAAATCTGGACATCCATGTTAAAAAAATGTCCACATTCTTATTATCTCGCCTGGCCGTGGACAGAGCTATGGATAAAAAGCCTGCCCGATAACTGCAGCTTATCTCTTGTAGCCGGTTTCATAAACAAATCGCCGGTAGTGGCCTTCTTTTTGGGGGCCCAAACCACAACCCGGCACAGACTCTTTAAGTTCCGAAAACTTTCAATCAATCAAACTTTCATTCCAAATATAGATATAATATGGATCGAATACAACGGAATCCTGATCGACCCTGAAATCACAATAACCCTGGGCTCCCTGTTGGAAAATCTCCCTGTAAAATCATGGGATGAATTCAGCATTCTGAGATGTTCTCCGGTTTTCCAGCCTAACTTAATCATAGATGACGATTTGGATAAAAAATATCATTTGGAAATCCACACGTGTGAATCCTTTTATGTCGATTTGAATAAAATCCGCAGCAACGACGACGATTACTTCGGTCTCTTGAGCCCAAACAGGCGACAGCAAATTCGCCGCTCGATCAAAGAATACGAAAAATTCGGGGCGATCGAGATCGCTATAGCGGCGAACACCGACGAGGCGCTCGCATTATTCGACGAGCTAACGGAAATACACCAGAAAACATGGACGGAAGAAGGGCACACCGGCGCCCTGTCGGACTCGTATATAATCGACTTCCATAAAAATCTGATCTCCCGACGTTTTGAACACGGAGAAATTCAACTAATCAAAGTATCCGCCGGCGCCCACGTCCTCGGATGTATCTACAATCTGATTTACGAGGGGAAGGTATATTTTTATATATGTGGGTTCAATTACTTGCCGGGCAATTTATACAGATCGGGGCTGGTCTGTCACAGTTTTGCAATCATGCATAATGCCAGGTTGGGCCTTAACAGCTACGATTTCCTCGAAGGAGACGATAGCTATAGAAAATCCCTCTCGACCGATCATAACGAGATGCAAACCATTACAATCCGGAAAAGAGATATGAAATACAGGGCGGCGAGCGTTATAGACGCCATCAGGTCGGGGAAAAAGCATTGA
- a CDS encoding phosphotransferase — MVLRRADWRFLLRDPNPSKSVVFGEGALADAAAMISGTIVGSGESRHRNDCDLAVATEPDYKTLEEAWSYLKPGGAVYAEWILNPLSGTNDIRKKLESLGFRDVKFYLPKPSPFNSPPAMWVPLENKGAIDFVGYIDKTEDFFRRMIKGMRLFLWSLRPKLFALYPWFISLEPGKFVVCSVAVKPAGNGMLEKTAAPESLSGAGASAAGLQGVIAACSEGPGLQSGSEDASIFILSIRESIEKALLFIFSEEGLEPYMVVKIARTREPDLVLDNGARFLKEINEKFDDITGIPRILFVGRVSGLFAVAETFIGGIQSSRAVNKSNYEELAMNATSWLADFGMKSKVEASRSCVFDRIIRPELEKIEIITNQVLTPDEARRTRDIIESLELPFLVCHHGDFAPLNVHISSKGELGVVDWDDGRFHGIPAFDLIFFLTYLNFHLYRAWNSGNFLDCYRRMLDSSSFTGRIFQSCLDLYRDSLGISAEAMDRLRLLTWVTKSLGYLDTDIPRSQAIEDIKTGFSLSLWREELRRFGSLYDE; from the coding sequence TTGGTTTTAAGAAGGGCGGATTGGCGTTTTTTGCTCCGCGACCCGAATCCCTCAAAAAGCGTCGTATTCGGGGAAGGAGCCCTGGCGGATGCTGCCGCCATGATATCGGGAACAATCGTCGGGTCGGGAGAAAGCCGTCACAGGAATGACTGCGACCTCGCCGTCGCTACCGAACCCGATTACAAGACCCTCGAGGAAGCATGGTCGTATCTGAAGCCCGGGGGGGCCGTTTATGCAGAATGGATCCTGAACCCGTTATCCGGAACGAACGATATCAGAAAAAAATTGGAATCCTTGGGATTCCGGGATGTAAAGTTCTATCTGCCAAAGCCTTCTCCGTTTAATTCGCCGCCCGCGATGTGGGTCCCGCTGGAGAATAAGGGAGCAATCGACTTCGTCGGTTACATCGATAAAACCGAGGACTTTTTCAGGCGGATGATTAAGGGGATGCGCCTCTTTCTCTGGTCGTTGAGACCGAAATTGTTCGCGCTCTATCCATGGTTTATAAGTCTTGAGCCGGGAAAGTTCGTGGTTTGTTCAGTCGCGGTCAAACCTGCCGGGAACGGCATGCTGGAGAAGACCGCCGCTCCCGAGTCTCTTTCCGGGGCCGGCGCATCGGCGGCCGGTTTGCAGGGCGTTATTGCCGCTTGTTCGGAAGGGCCGGGCCTCCAATCGGGATCGGAAGATGCGTCTATTTTCATCTTGTCCATAAGAGAAAGCATAGAGAAGGCTCTGCTGTTTATTTTCTCGGAAGAGGGTCTTGAGCCTTATATGGTGGTTAAAATAGCACGGACCAGAGAGCCGGATCTCGTATTGGATAACGGGGCACGGTTTCTGAAGGAAATCAACGAAAAATTCGATGACATAACGGGAATCCCGAGGATATTGTTTGTAGGACGCGTCTCGGGACTCTTCGCTGTGGCGGAAACGTTCATTGGCGGCATACAATCTTCGAGGGCCGTAAATAAATCCAATTATGAAGAATTGGCCATGAATGCAACTTCGTGGCTTGCTGATTTCGGCATGAAATCAAAAGTGGAAGCTTCGAGAAGCTGTGTATTCGACCGGATAATAAGGCCGGAACTTGAGAAAATCGAAATTATAACGAACCAAGTGCTGACGCCGGATGAGGCCCGGCGGACCAGGGATATAATCGAAAGCCTGGAACTGCCGTTCCTCGTTTGCCATCATGGGGATTTCGCTCCTCTGAATGTTCATATAAGCTCGAAGGGAGAACTAGGGGTTGTCGATTGGGACGACGGCCGATTCCACGGCATTCCGGCTTTTGACCTGATATTCTTTTTGACCTACCTGAATTTTCATCTCTATCGCGCCTGGAATTCGGGCAATTTCCTGGACTGCTACAGGAGGATGCTGGATTCCTCTTCTTTTACCGGCCGTATTTTTCAATCTTGCCTGGATCTATATAGAGATTCTTTGGGTATATCGGCGGAGGCCATGGACAGATTACGCCTGTTAACCTGGGTAACCAAATCTTTAGGATATCTGGATACCGATATACCCCGCTCGCAAGCGATAGAAGATATAAAGACGGGTTTTTCTCTTTCCCTGTGGAGGGAGGAGCTGAGGCGCTTCGGCTCGCTTTATGACGAATAG